Genomic window (Musa acuminata AAA Group cultivar baxijiao chromosome BXJ1-9, Cavendish_Baxijiao_AAA, whole genome shotgun sequence):
ttaaaatttatagttaattTGAATGAGGTTATGActctatttaaattatttatagtattttttaatagattttatagtgtttttattataatggtcaaaatactataattgatcaaaaaatattataataagatCAAAACAAAATTTTGAAAGAAGTTtaggtatttttaaaattaaggatactgtttaaaaaataaaataaaggacaCCGGTAAAAAAAAACACTCAAAATGTGaggttttttaaatataataataataataataataataataataataataataataataataacaataacaataacaatatatTTACTTGTATTTCTCTCGAGGCATTTGGGATGCAATGGGGTCGGCGCGTCCTGCTTGCCTCTTGGAGGGGTCGAAGAGCTGTTTTCCCTCCCCCCGTCCCCCGGGGGGCCTAAATCTGAGACGACGCGGTCATTGGCTTATCGTCACCGGATAAACACCATAACCACGTTTGACAGAAAGAAAGACGCTGGCGCACGCGCAACCGCGGTCAAGGTGGTGGATCCGGTCGCGTATGCCGCTTTCCACAccctttcccttctcctcctacACGACAAGAGAAGCCGCGCACAGCGACAGCTTGCGATGAACCGAAACCAACGACCGCGGAGTTCGCCGTCACGTCTCCCGTCACCGCTGAGGCCACGAACGCGAAGGGAGCCGTGCGCCCATACGCGTCTTCCTACAGTTGACACGTGTCGTTGCTATTTTGTTTCCACCGTCCTCTCCTTATTTAAAGCCATCCCCTCTCTCCCTTCCCTCTATCCCTCTTCCACTGTCCCTTGTTCCCTTTTCGGTTGGTGCAGTTTTGTGTCGTAGCTTTGTTTTCTCTGCTTGGGTAGGTATCGAAGCGGGTGACGACGATGGAAGGTCTCACTCTCACTGGAGTGCTGAGGAAGGCCGCCGGGGACTTCCCCTCCCGGCGCGCCATATCCATCTCGGGCCGCCTCGAACTCTCCTACGCCCGCCTCCACCAGCTTGTGGATGCCGCCGCCGCCCGTCTTGCCGACGCCGGCGTGCTCCCTGGTGACGTCGTTGCGCTGGCCTTCCCCAACACCGTCGAGGTTCGTTTGGCTTCCTTTAGCTTTGATTTGATTAATATCCGCCGCGGAGTCTGCCGGCCGTGCCGCTGACGATGCCGTTGCTTTTGTGTTCGTGCAGCTTGTGATCGTGTTCCTGGCTGTGATCCGCGCCCGGGCTGTGGCGGCGCCGCTCAACCCCGCATATACTAAGGATGAGTTCGTGTTTTACCTCTCTGACTCGGAGTCGAAGCTCCTGGTGATCAACGCCGAGGGGAACGCGGCTGCGGAGGCCGCCGCGGCCGAGCTCGGGATCCCCCGCTCCGCCGCGTCCCTCCCCGACGCCTCCGGCACGCTCGAGCTCTCCCTCCCCACCGGCAGTACGGCAGCAGACGGGACCGCGCTGCCGCTCGACACGCGCGTCAATGACCCCTCCGACGTCGCGCTGTTCCTGCACACCTCCGGCTCCACGAGCCGGCCCAAGGGCGTTCCCCTCACCCAGCGCAACCTGGCTGCCTCTGTCAAGAACATCCGCTCCGTGTACCGGCTGAGCGAGACCGACTCCACCGTAATCGTCCTCCCCCTGTTCCACGTCCACGGCCTGGTAGCCGCCCTCCTTTCCTCCCTCTCCGCCGGCGCAGCCGTGGCCCTCCCAGCCGCCGGCCGCTTCTCGGCCTCCACCTTCTGGGCCGACATGCGCGCCTCCGGTGCCACGTGGTACTCAGCAGTGCCCACCATCCACCAAATCCTTCTCGACCGCCACGCCACGCGGCCCGAGCCGGCCTACCCAGAGCTCCGCTTCATCCGGAGCTGCAGCGCGTCGCTGGCGCCGGCGATTCTGGAGCACCTGGAGGCGGCCTTTGGAGCGCCGGTGCTGGAGGCGTACGCGATGACGGAGGCGGCGCACCAGATGGCGTCGAATCCACTACCGGAGGACGGCCCACGGAAGCCGGGCGCGGTGGGGCGGCCGACGGGACTGGAGATGGCAATCCTGGATGAGGAGGGCGCGCGCCGCCCGCCAAACGTTCCCGGGGAGGTGTGCATCCGGGGCCCTAACGTGGCCAAGGGCTATAAGAATAACCCAGAAGCCAACAAGGCGGCCTTCGCCTTTGGATGGTTCCACACCGGGGATGTCGGCTTCCTCGACGCCGATGGCTACCTCCACCTCGTCGGCCGCATCAAGGAGCTCATCAACCGCGGAGGTACGCGTCCATCTTCCCCCAAATCCCATCGTCCCTTGCGTCCGTTTTTCAATCTCAACCGTCTGATCTCTCGATCTCTTCCTTAGGCGAGAAGATCTCTCCGATAGAAGTGGACGCGGTGCTATTGGAACACCCAGACATCGCGCAGGGCGTGGCGTTCGGCGTGCCCGACGACAAATACGGGGAGGAGGTAAGCCCGTCGGATCTACTTCATTGGTTTGTTAATCGACGGTTGCGATAATTCTGATGTGGATGTAACGGATGCAGATAAATTGCGCCGTGATACCGAGGGAAGGGGCGGACATGGAGGAGGCGGAGGTGTTGAGGCATTGCCGGAAGAACCTGGCGGCGTTCAAGGTGCCGAAGCGGGTGTTCATCACGGATTCGCTGCCGAAGACCGCCACCGGAAAGATCCAACGgcggatcgtcgccgaattcttcGTGCCTCCCGCCAAGGCACCGAGGGCCGGGGCTTAAATTCCTCGAAGCCCCCTCCTCCAGTCCCATGTCATTAACTATATAACTAAATTATATTGAagcaggcaaaaaaaaaaaaaagagggagggGCTGTGTTGCCCTTTGTGACTATTTAGTTTATGATGTGAAAGtgataatagtaaaaaaaaatatatgacttTCTTTGaagtatttataaaattttatctttattattattattatttactctcATGTAGAAGGAGGGTGGGACTCAAACGCCCGATAGATGTCAAACATCACAGCAACACAAACGCATTAGTTAAGTCTGTTCAACCCgttaaaatgattttaattttttattaaattcaaAATAACTTCAGACAAAATAATAAATTCGAGTTTCGTGATGactaataatatttattgaatGATAAAGATGAGTGACACATGGATGATCAAGTGATATATTATCATGTGAATTTGATTATTAATCAGATAATTAATCAGTGTAAAAAGATTCTCTGTAGAAAATCCTATCGATCCttagttttaattttttataagattaaatatctAAGAGACCTTTATCAAGATGCTCTCGACGTAGTACTCGTATTTTCATTGGTAAAATCTCTTATTAAAACTCCACATTAGAGCTAGGTCGGTTTTGAATTCCTAACATGTCACGTAATCGACGTATAAAGTAATAGATAGTGGCTGTGGAGTAAATGTTTTAAGATCAAATTTAGTTTGGCTGAAGTCATTGCAAGCTTTGATCACCATGATGATTAGTATACGAGAAAAtgagttaaaaaaaatatttaacttggGATCTCAAAAACAGTTATTTTAGTAAATATttaatagacaatacaaattacaaacatacattTCGTAAGTTCTAAATGATTGCATAACAAAAGGTTCAAGGTGGTATCTCATGGTAAAAAGTCCTCGTAAGTGCTCACATGATACTACTACAAAATAAGGAAGTTAACTAATCCTAGACACTATCTCAAATGTTGAGAAATCTTGAAAGAGCATCACAtgcataacaaaaaataaaaaataaaattaatttcctAAAAGAACGATATAAGATCTTTGTGCGATGATTAGAAGCAAAAAGCTTATGAAATTCAAAACGACGTAAGATTCATGAGACGCTCTTACataggggagatcgtatatccccaaaACTACAAATCTACATGATGGATGAAGGAGCTTTCGTAAGCTCCTCTGTAGTGGTGATCGCGGCGACAAACTTCCTCGCATAAGACTTCTTTCCTCACTTTTGCGCACTACCATGCAAATAGGGACAACAACAAAAGGGTTCAACTTTATAACCTTTTGTTGTCCTCTCATGCAAGAGAAGGGGCAGATCGTTGGAGGAAGAAGGGAGAAGGTCAAGGAGGTGGCGGCCAAATGGGTTCAACTTTATAACCTTTTTAGTCTCATATTTCTTTTATAGAGAATCCTCTTtgctaaccctaatggattctgccctcctattgggtattggatcttattACTTTAGCATATTATATATTGGATCTTCATCGAATTATCTCTAGCTTAATATAaattagatctctatctaattatccACTCTAAGCTCTTATTGGGTCTCATCCAATCGATCCAATAAAGCATGAGCTTTTTGgatattgttagtcataggtgctctgcaaaccaatcacgtgagtaatgatacGTGTGACTTTACACgtagttttttttatatttatcactttatattattattattattattattattattattattattattattattatatatgtgtgtgtatatatacatatatatatatatatgtatatgtgcatgtatatttatgtatatatatacatatatatacatacacatatacatatatatatatatatacatatatatatatatacacatatacatatatatatacacatatatatatatatatatatatatatatatatatatatatatatatatatatacacatatacatatacatatatatatatatacatatacatatacatatacatatatatatacacatatacatatacatatatatatacacatatacatatacatatatatatatacatatatatatatatgtatatatacatatatatatatatacacatacatatatatatatatatatatatatatatatatacatatatatatatacatacatatatatatatacatacatatatatatatacatatatatatacatacatatatatatatacatacatatatatatatatacatacatatatatatatatatatacatacatatatatatatatatatacatacatatatatatatatatacatatatacatatatatacatatatacatatatatatatatatacatacatacatatatatatatatacatacatatatatatatatatacatacatatatatatacatacatatatatattgatgttcttgaatctgtgtaatgggaatcggatcgtgatgagatcacgataattagaccgattcacctttaaacacagatcctaaataatcttgatcataggttgctcgaaagggacatcgagataactagatagattagtgtgctatatacccgtccatatgatggatgtagctggtctcagagttgttcatatggggacactagggatacaatacaggtgctcattagagaatgaattcactgattgatccgcttacggaatgctggatagttgatgatgccttattgtcagatagtgattctgtagtcctagtggtgtatctggtctacttgagacactaaggatgtcctatataagtactccattctttgatatcatacttataggtctgaaggttccaaatctagtacaataggtcattgggagtggtatccAACCTTATAaggattattga
Coding sequences:
- the LOC103998507 gene encoding probable CoA ligase CCL9; this translates as MEGLTLTGVLRKAAGDFPSRRAISISGRLELSYARLHQLVDAAAARLADAGVLPGDVVALAFPNTVELVIVFLAVIRARAVAAPLNPAYTKDEFVFYLSDSESKLLVINAEGNAAAEAAAAELGIPRSAASLPDASGTLELSLPTGSTAADGTALPLDTRVNDPSDVALFLHTSGSTSRPKGVPLTQRNLAASVKNIRSVYRLSETDSTVIVLPLFHVHGLVAALLSSLSAGAAVALPAAGRFSASTFWADMRASGATWYSAVPTIHQILLDRHATRPEPAYPELRFIRSCSASLAPAILEHLEAAFGAPVLEAYAMTEAAHQMASNPLPEDGPRKPGAVGRPTGLEMAILDEEGARRPPNVPGEVCIRGPNVAKGYKNNPEANKAAFAFGWFHTGDVGFLDADGYLHLVGRIKELINRGGEKISPIEVDAVLLEHPDIAQGVAFGVPDDKYGEEINCAVIPREGADMEEAEVLRHCRKNLAAFKVPKRVFITDSLPKTATGKIQRRIVAEFFVPPAKAPRAGA